The nucleotide window gTACACTGAGTTCTCAAGGCAAATCATCATTTAAAACTCTGCATTTACTCATGCCAGTAAAACAAATACCagacagagaaagcagaaaacctTGCTCTCCCTGGTAACTGAAATCatggtggaaagaaaaaaaaatatgagagagaaagaaagagagagagagggggagagagggagagggagagagagagatgccAGGGTGCAAGACACCAGTTCCAATAGAGGAATTCTCAGGAGTATTTTCACTAATTTCTCAATTACAGGGTCTACATTATGAGAAACCATTAAAAAAGAGATCAGGCTCATAAACAGTTATACAAATTTGTTCAACTTACATAGGTGaaaatttaagaaacaaaaaggagaaaaaaaaagtgtcttaGAAAAAAAGTTGGTATATACACACTGTGTCTCTTTAAAGATCCCACGTGTCTGCACTGAGCTGAGTGCTGTGCACACACCTCTGAGGGTGTGCGAGCAGAGACAGCCACAGCACTTCCCTGACAGCAGGGAAGCAACACTACAGAACTAATGGGAATCTCAACTCGTGGGAGTTACTGACTACTATTGCTGCTGTGCAAAGAACAGCACCGTGTGTTTGACAGAGGAATTCCACTGGAAACAGTCTCCTGTCCTAATCTAGACATGATTTTACAAAACATTTAACAACTGTACTACACTTTTTGTAAGAAAATAGAGAGCAGCTTTGAGCTGCAGTTCTTCTAAACTACTGTAGGAAGGCTTCTCTAGGTACTTCCTAAATTGGCAACCATCTGAGGTAATGGATGATGCTGTTCCACAAGCATCCTTCACTTCTCCCCGCCTGCACCAACTGTTGCCTCCTTATTGAGTCCTCTGATGGACAAGTCATAAACCACTTCCTCAATTTTCTTGACATCGTATTTCAGGCCATCGTAGCGTTTCCTCAGGGAGTCATTCTTCAGGTTGAGGAGGCGGAAGCCAGAATCCAGCTCGTTGATAAAGGTTGAGATGCGGAGAGGGCGAGAATAGTCCCCAGCTGTGACACTGttcactgccagcctggcctgccAGAGGAGACaccagagagcacagcacacacatcACATCACAGTCCCCAGCAGTTACTGAACCAAATGAAGCACTTGTGGTCCTGGCAGTCAGATTATTTGTACTTTGATCTACCTTTTTGTTGGGCATAGTTCTGGATTTTCAATCAAATCAAAATTTAAGTTTAAATCTTAGAAGTATGACCGAGGAACATGAAGAGACGCATCTTGCTTCTGAACAAGTTCAGATCAAGATGTTGTGTATCATAACTGCCAGGAACAACTCGGGGAAGCTGAGTTTTCAAGGTCAGTTTCAAACCaaatacatacatgtatatCTTTCTTACCAGCTCACTGGCCAGAGTTAATACACCAGAAAGATAATCTTCAATGTCCAGGTGAAAGCCCCGTTCTCTATCAGCTTCAACTGAGACAAAAACAGAGCAGTGATGAGGTGGTGCTAAGCATGAGCAAACCCAGCCACCttaaattgcatttctttaCTGGGGCTAATTTGAAATATCAAATTTATGAAATActattacaaaataaaagtcAGCCTTTTCCTGTATGTGATGTAATTACAGCCTCTCTGTTCTTGATTCAGCATCTCGTACATCCTCAACTGTACATCCAACAGAGTAACTGGATTTACATCTATAAACAGGAtgtattttccttattttttccaaatctttTGCTCTGTGAAGATACAATTCTTCCACGGCAAGAATTTAATCTGTTTTACACACTTTTTAAATACCAAAAGCAAGAAGTTAGAGAAACAAGCTCTCATCTTTGTGTTATGCCTTTGGTGTACTTACACACTTAGAATGAATGACCTTCATTGATGAAGAACTTATTAATGACTAAGTGCTTTTGTTAACATCAGGTTTGCCAATTTCCGTCTTCTGAGAATTTCTTGTTTACATAATGAAATCAAATACCAGATAAACTCTGGAACTGACTTCTCAGGAAGAAATGAAGTTCTGCTGTTCGCCTGTACCTCTGAAAGCTACAATGTCTAAGGTCACaagctttttctcttcagttacGGCATTAACTTACTCCCAAGTATTTCTGCAACAACTTCTCGGGTCACTAATGTTTCTGATTCCAAGTAGACTACAAATGCTGCCAGGAACACCAGCCGCTGCAGCACAAACCTCCAGTGCTCGTGAAACCTGCAGGAACACCAGGTCAAGGTATAAATAATTGATGTTTATTACTGGAGTGTTAGGCAACAAGCACAcattctctgtgtgttttctaCCTTAACACGTGCACTTTGCTGTAATTTTTGGTTTATCAAAATGACACCAGCTAAAAGACATCTCCTTGGTACTCCAGAACTCCTCACCCAGGTTACCACACCAGACACTGACATTTGCTCACCCCTCTCACACACCTCCTCAGCTCCCACACTTTTCCAGGCTGTGTTGCCCACAGACAGCCAGAGCTTTCCCTCAGCAGATCTGAGCTGACAAGATTCTTGTTCTTTTAAATGTTCTTGCCAGGCACTGTCCCCTTCTGGCAGCAACAGAACACAAAGGTGACAACTTCATTTAGTGTCTGCAGAACCAAACAGCCATTTCATGACAGATTtagagctctgctcccaggaacacCCCAAACCGAACAACTTAACTGAAATTAATGGAGCAGCAAATGCCCTGCTCCCAGATACAAGGGCATCTCCAGCAGAACACCAACTTCTTAAgcctccctttttctttttaaagaaaatttctagaaaaataattcaatacTGAGTATTTTTGGTGAAAAGTTACAGTGTTTGAGCAAAAGTGTTTTTTATCTGCTGATAAAAACCTCACACTTGTCTACCACTATTTacttttcaaagagaaagaagcatTCAACCTATTAACCTTTACATCATTATTCCAAAGCAATGTTGCCAAAGGCCAAGCAATtcccatatatatataaatatatctgtgTCTGGCTGGGTGTGATCCTGCACACCTGTAATACTGATCAGCAGGAAACTTGGTCTTCAGAGACTCCATCTGTGTCCTCACTGTACCAAAGTGCTCACGAGCCTTCTGACACTTCTTTggaactgaaaaagaaacagcacagcATTTGGGGAATGAATACACTCAGGAAATGGGTATTTGACAGGCAGCAGAGGTTTGTTAACAGAGTTTCCCAGTGTAGACAGTGCTATTTACACTTCTTTCTTGTTCAAGATAGGCTACTGACACTTGAAATCAATCTGAGAAATATTCCTGAAGACGCCATGAGCCATAGAGGTAAAGCAGAAAGACTGTGGAACTCCAGGCTGTCTGACCTCCTCTGGGCCTTTGTTTTGAACTTGAGCCAAGATGTCCCAGCAACAGCCAGATCCCAAGCAATGGAACAGCACTAAACACAGCAGCTGGCCCCAAAGGAAGCACACACcaagcactgctgccaggcaACTCTCACAGTCAAAGGAAAAGCAACTTTTATTTCTCTATATTAAAAtcttattctattttatttctaatccGTCAGAATTTGGTTACATGAGGTGCAACATCCCTTCAGGAAACtgcatttcctgctttttatgATGTATTTGCAGAGCCTGAGTTCCAGCTTGCCCCGTGTGTgttacagctctgcagaggaatgatctcttgttcctgcagcagccactgccacctcccGTTCGCCGACAGAGTTACAGTCCCGCTGCACCTGAAGTGCCAGCGGCCCACCAAAGGCTCAAGCCACAActtccctgcagccctctcACACAGCCTGGTCACAGCCCAAGGAACGACAAGGATCAACCTGACAGGTCCTCCTGCATCTTCATGTGCAGAAGCCAGGACTATTCACAAAAGCTACATCTGAAACCTGGGGTGGTTTTTACCAAAGAACACCTACTAGGAGTCCCTCAAGTGTGATTATAAAACTTCTgttaataatatataatttctgtttaaaaaataaagaagagggagaatgacatgcaaaaaatgaaagcttCAGGAAGCAGAATGTGGGAGTGCTCCATGTGGCAGCCAGGATGAAAGAGCTGTGTGAGGCTCACTGAGAGCTACAGGGCTGCCTCAGTCAGTGAGCATCACTTGGCTGGGGAACAGAGTAAGGAACACATTCACGTTTGGGTTCTGCCCAAACGTGAGGCACCTGTGacaaaaagaaacaatcctCACTTTAAAGGCTCAGACAATGCccagtgacacacacacaacCCCAAATTCAAACTACCCTTGCAGATGCCCAGGTGCCACCTCTGATGTTCTGCAGCTGCAAGAGCAAAgacagagctggctctggggctgcgGCTGCCCCGCCTGTCACCCGGCCACAGCGGgatgcagcacaggctgccctgcccggccttcccagcagctctccagctccaTCGGGACAAGCAGCCAAGGAAGCCTCTGCAAGATGGTATTTTAAAAGCCACTGGCTGGTACAGGAAGCTGTCCTCCATCAAACTCCCACCTATCCCAACGTTTTACTAACAGAGCTGAATTTGATGACAAATTCACAGGTCTGCTATCACAAGTTAACTTTTGAGCTATCAAGCATGAACTCATTATTATTGCAAGAATTATAAGATGAGACTTTGagttttttgtcagtttttttgttttgcatttttttagtttgttttgtccttttttttttctttaactatTCCAAATCTCTTCTCAGACTCCTCAAGTTCTGGGACCAGGTTTCTCCAAGAAttaaaaatcaagcaaaaatACACTGAGTTGAATATGGGCCTCTACAACTACATGCTTCCCATTGCTGAGCACAGATCCTCTCTGAGGCCAGAGGAAGCCCAggcctccagctccagccccactgtgcTGGGGAACCTCATCAGGCTGAAACCAAACAGTCAGCTCTGCAAGGGAGTAAAACAGCACCTGGGGAGGCTGGTGCTGTTTCCCTTCAGAGGGTGGCTTGCACAAATTCCTCTCAAGAGTTTCCAGCAAAGTCAGAATGGTTGCTTCTTCTCACAAGATATTAATTgactggaaaaaacccagctcttCAGGGGCATATTTAAGTTTATTCCAGTACTTTCACCAGTAAGCTGAGAAATGAGGGGGCAGAAAGAGCAGATCTAGCACCTgggcctgcagagctgctctcgTGGCCTGGAGGAAACAGGCTGGCCCAGAAACATTCTGTCCAACACCTGAGAAACCTGGAACCAGGCTGATGACAACCCAAACCTCCAAAGCTGCAGAACAATTCCTGCTGTCACTCAATCAGACATCAAGGACAGGTCCTGCCGTTTCAGtccttggaaattatttttacattttgctacacacacacagagaatcTGGTGTGAGGTTTTGTACAAACCAAATTGAAGTGTgttccatcccagtccatcctgAATACCCCCTCAGTGCTCAGGACTACAGCTTTTTGGGGTGTGGGATGAAGAGATGAGACAGGGACACTGATCAAAGGCCCGGCAAGTGATGACACAATCTATGGGCAAGCCACTAACAGGGAGACCCTAAGAGCCAACTCAGCGGCCCAGGACAtgaacacctggaaaacaaCACATGGCCCTGCACCGAGACAGAAAACCACCAGGCtagggagggagaaagggacAGAAAGGTGTCCATAATTCTGAACGGCAGCTTTACTACTTGTCCGGCTTGGAACCTCCCAGGtgccctctcctctgccctgcagcctccgGGAAACCCACGGTGAAGGCCCCGAGAAAAACTGTACCCTGGAAAGGGGGTCCCGGGACAGGGCACCCGCGTGCTCCCGCCCCAGAGCTGTTCTCCGCtgcccggggcggcggcgcggaaCTCACTGTGCTGGAAGCCGGGCCCCTGGTGCACGCCCTGCAGCAGCGTCAGAATCTCCCGCGCCGTCTGCTCCAGCGCCTGCACCACCTTCCGGATCTCCTGCGGGCATAGCGCGCCGTCAGCCGAGGCACGGCACCGGCACCACCCCATCCCCGTGCCCGTCCCGCCCGCCCCGGCACCTCTCGAATGTCCTGGTCCTGGCCGAGCGCTCCCTGCAGCGCCGCGAACATCTCGCTCACCGACATGGTGCCGCCGCTTCCCGCCCACGGGGCCTTCCGCGCCGGCGGCGCGCGCCTGCCCCCACACCGCGCCGGGCTGCCCTGCGCACCGCCTGAGCGGCAAGGAATGGACGGAGGGGCGGCTGGGAGCGTGCCCAGAGAGTGCTGATGGCCCCGGGGATGCAGCTTGCCGCTCCTAGGGCGGGATTTTGTCGCCCCGGCGGTGTCCGTGTCCCAGGCCACCCTCCCGGTGCGGTGGGGCCGGGCCCGGTGTCGCCGCGCGCGGGCCCGTCCGCCCCGTTGCCGGGATACGGCGTCTGGCCGCGCGGCGCCGGCGCGAGGGCAGTGACATACTTCCGGCGGCCGCGCGGAGGCAGCATGGCGGCGGAGGAGGCCATGGCGGCGGAGGTGCCCGCGTCTGCCGCGGCCGTGAGGGCGGCGCCGCTCCTGGCGCTGGAGCCGCGGCTGCAGCGCCAGTTCCAGCAGAAGGTGCAGCGCACCAAGCGGACGGCCAAGGTGAGCGGggcggcccggcggggcgggggcggcccggcGAGTCCCGGCCCGGCTGACGCGGTCTCTGTGCCCGCAGGAGGAGCTGACGCCCGGCGTGGTGTTCGTGGGGCATCTCCCGCGGGGCCTCTGCGAGCCGCAGCTCCGCGAGTACTTCGGGCAGTTCGGGACGGTGACGCGGCTGCGGCTCTCCCGGAGTAAGAAGGTGAGGAGCGGCCCCGGCCGCACCGCGATGTGGCGGAGCGCCCGAGCCCGGGCCGGGCAGTCTCCGTGACCTCTGGGGCTCCCCCCGTGCCCAGCAAAAGCCCTCGCAACGCGCAGAGGCCGCTGCGCCCTGAGGCCCTCGGGAGTCCCTCGTGGGAGCGGCGGGCCCGGGGGCTGTCCCCGACTGCCAGGCGGCGGCTGGGGCACGGCTCTTGTCCTTTTTTCCGTGAGTAAATTCACTCCCGTGAGAAGTGCTGGAGTGCACCAGTTCAAGGTACAACTAAAGTGCCACGGTTCTGTTTTAACTTACTTGTGTTTGATAAATCTAATTTCTTGTCACTTCTGGCTTTGCTGTCGCATTTTAAGATTACTGTATAAGCATGGAATAGcgaaacagcagcaaagcagggcagctttggtttttttggcaAGTAAATACCTGTGAGCAGTTTGTTTTGTGTGTAAATGtgtattttacaaaaaatgTCATACCAATTTAGGACTAAATCTGTCTTTTAGgattaaattatgtttttcacAATTTCAGTGAGCTTTGTGAAATTAGTTGTCATTAGCTGAGAATGGGCTATGACTttggaagaataaaataattttagtagAGCTCTTCAGTTACCAAAGCATTGTTTTATGTTTCTCTCTTGTCACTCACAGACTGGAGCCAGCAAAGGCTATGCATTTATGGAGTTTGAGTCTGATGATGTGGCCAAGATTGTTGCAGACACAATGAATAACTACCTGTTCTCTGAGAGACTGCTGAAGTGTAAGTATAAACTGCAGTGTAAGTCTTCTAGCATGCTTAGGggtttttaaatgaagttttgtcccagaagtattttctgtggggctgagctttTCATCATGTGTAAAGGTTTTCATCATGTGTAAAGACGTGCTCAGCAGGCTTTTGGTCACTAGTGCTGGTTTTTTCTCTAGGCTGATGTTGCTCTTAGTGACTGTGTGACATGAAATCTCAAGACAAAGTTGGGTTTGCTGTAGAGATAGTTCTTTTCACATGGGAACTCCTTGGCATTTCTAACTGCTGCAGTTTTTGTCTGTAAGGTTGGACAAAAGGGGGTTTTTGAGTAAAAGATTGAAATCACTGAGTTTCTCAGTCATAGTAACAGTAACACTTTCTTTGTAAAGGATTATGAGTTGACGTGTTGTTGTAAAACAATTTTGTCTGATCTTTCTGGATGAAGCTGTTAAAGTGTTtcacccacccatccatccacccacccacccacccacccgTCCATTTCTCTGGCTGGCTGAGGATGCAGTGACCGTTTCTGCGTTCCTGACTCGCTGCAGCAGCACGGTGTTGTGGCCATGAGGTGTGCTGTGTGAGTGCTCTTGGCAGGAAGGGGAGCCCTACTGTAGcctgtgtgctgtgtttggTGCAGGTCAGTTCATGCCCCCTGAGAAGGTCCATGAGAACCTCTTCAAAGACTGTGACAAGATCTTTCGGAAGCCCTCTCAGCCGGCCGTGCGGCGCTACAACAGGGTCCGCTCCCTGCTGGAGAAGGCCAGGATGACCAAGCGCCTGCTGCGGAAGGAGAGGCTCTTACGGAAGAAGCTGGCTGAAAAGGGGCTGGGCTATGACTTCCCAGGATTTGTAAGTTTGGCATTGCTTCAATGAGTGTGTTAAGCAAGATGTGTTTCTAGAGTTGTGCTGAATGCACAAAATCATGTGTTTTGTGTGGAActggcagaagagctggagCCCCAAGGAGGCTCACTTGTGTTAGGAACTGTATGGAAGCACCAGGAATTCAGTGTGGTGCTGTTGCTGGGCTGCACTCTGTGtgcctgtgggtttgcttgtAGAGAGGTAATAGGTAACAGCAAAGGGCAGatgttccttttcttctgttggTACAAGCAGTTTGATATTCTGTGGTTTAATACTGGATCAGAGGTGGTGCAGATCACCGAAGAGCAGAGGGGCTTTGCCTGAGCCCTGTGGGAGGCTTTGGCACAGTGGGGGTTTGAAGGCAGGTCTCAAGGCCAGAACTTCTGTCCACAGCCCGTGCATGTTCCTCCTCTGCAGAGTGCTTGGGTCAGGTACTTTAGTTACAAGCAGTTAATGCTGTTTAACctagaatgttttaaaaatgcagagtaGCACATTTTCTTGTGTTGCTGTCGATGTTTTTGTTTAAACCAGATCACCTCTGTGtcagtttatttctttaaatctaTTTGCTGTTGCAAAGATTTTGTAGTTATGGAACAAATCTATGAACTGCTAAGTGACTGCATCTTCACACAAGTGTGTAGTGATCCACCTGATCTGTCTTTCTTCCTAGGCTGCACAGGCGCTTtccaaaaagacaaaaaaagttaaaacatCCAAGAAATCAAACCTGAACGTTTCTTTGAGCAGCCAGGTAAGACAGACCAATCCTGGTGGTGACCACTACCACCATTCACGTTGGGGCGGAAGTTTCAAGTCTTCATCTGGCGCCTTAATACTGATTTCAACACACAAAAACCTTAACATTGTTTGCCTGAGAGATGTTTGTGCCAGAAGTAGCTCCTTTGAGATGTATTTACACTTTTGAACTTGGGAGGGTGATAGAATCCTTGTGGTTCCCTCTTCTGTGAGAGTATCCAGCAGCAAAGGCTTCTGCTCAGCATGCTGTAAccagca belongs to Serinus canaria isolate serCan28SL12 chromosome 7, serCan2020, whole genome shotgun sequence and includes:
- the TSN gene encoding translin, producing the protein MSVSEMFAALQGALGQDQDIREEIRKVVQALEQTAREILTLLQGVHQGPGFQHIPKKCQKAREHFGTVRTQMESLKTKFPADQYYRFHEHWRFVLQRLVFLAAFVVYLESETLVTREVVAEILGIEADRERGFHLDIEDYLSGVLTLASELARLAVNSVTAGDYSRPLRISTFINELDSGFRLLNLKNDSLRKRYDGLKYDVKKIEEVVYDLSIRGLNKEATVGAGGEK
- the NIFK gene encoding LOW QUALITY PROTEIN: MKI67 FHA domain-interacting nucleolar phosphoprotein (The sequence of the model RefSeq protein was modified relative to this genomic sequence to represent the inferred CDS: inserted 1 base in 1 codon), producing MAPGMQLAAPRAGFCRPGGVRVPGHPPGAVGPGPVSPRAGPSAPLPGYGVWPRGAGARAVTYFRRPRGGSMAAEEAMAAEVPASAAAVRAAPLLALEPRLQRQFQQKVQRTKRTAKEELTPGVVFVGHLPRGLCEPQLREYFGQFGTVTRLRLSRSKKTGASKGYAFMEFESDDVAKIVADTMNNYLFSERLLKCQFMPPEKVHENLFKDCDKIFRKPSQPAVRRYNRVRSLLEKARMTKRLLRKERLLRKKLAEKGLGYDFPGFAAQALSKKTKKVKTSKKSNLNVSLSSQDPTPVCTPAVLERRKAARMDDDTEDEEVTLRLPSASSKNSVQRPKKQPRXKAKPEETETDLKFLCL